AAAACAAATTTAAATGGCTTTGTTAGTACCACAAATATTAAATCGTCTGAAACAGTTGCTCTGACAACTAATTCATTCTCTACTGAAAATAAAGGTATAGCAGTTTTACTTTTAGATGCAGAAAATTTACACATTAACGGCGATACAGAAAAGTTTTTAACAACAGTTTGTAATTTTCCTATTCAAGTCAAAATTGCCTTTGCCAATTGGTGCAGTATGGGCAGGTTAGATGTAGAATTGCATGGACGTGGCTACGACTTGATTCATGTCCCTGTTGGTAGGGATAATGCTGATGGTAAAATGATCGCATTTGGCTCGTCAATTCACGATCGCTATCCCAATGCTAAAGAAGTCTTAGTCTGTTCCTCAGACAAAGTGATGACTAACCTTTGCAACCATCTTCAGCAGAATGGATTAATAGTATATCGAGTTAGTAAGAAAGATGAAGGTATTAGGATCTTCAATAGTTATACAGGTAATATTACACATTTTCCGACATCAGCACCTGAAATCCCAACAGTTGAGCAGTTTATTCAGCAAGTAAAAGAGTTGATCAAAGCAGAACAAAAGCGTCACCAAACTTGTTGGATTAAGCTAGCTACTATTTCTCAAGCGTTTAAAAATAAATATAATTTAACTATTGCTCAAGTTGTTTCTCAGCATCTTCCTGGTAAAAAAGCTAAAGATATTTTCATAAATTTTCCTGCTGATTTGGTTGTACATCAAGTTGATGCAGCCTCAGAATTATATGTCACAATATTTGAAATTAATCAATCTCAGCCAGCGACTAATAAAAATGATACTCCACCCTGCAACATCACATCACCGTTATTATCTAGTATTAATTCCAAGGCAGATTTAGAACTAGTTATCAAAAATATTATTAATGAGCTAACTCAACAATCTCCTGGAAGCTACATTAATATTGGCAATTTAGGGGGCACTTTTAAGAACCAGTATGGAAAACCTATTAGTGAGCAAATGAAAAGCTTGCAGCTAAATGGCACTTTTATTAAGTTTTTGCAGTCATGTAGTTCTTTGAAACTGAAGAAAACAGAGAAAGGATGGGAAGTCACTACAAGCTAAACCGCAACTTGTTTTTTACTTCACTTATACAGGTATAGTATTAATATACTTTGTAAAGAAATGTAATATAGATACAATGCAGGATAAAGTCGTTGTTGTTGTTGGTGCTACTGGTGGCATTGGTTCAGCCTTAACTCGCAAACTAGCATCCACAGGGGCAAGTTTGGTACTGGCGGCGAGAGACTCTGCCCGTTTAGCAACGCTAGCAGCCGAACTACCGCTTAAAGTTTTGACTGTTCCTACAGATATTACTGACAGCCAACAGGTAGACACTTTGATCGAAAAAGCGATCGCAGAATTTGGTCAAATCGATATATTGGTGAATGCGGCTGGTGCTGGCATCCTCAAGCCTTACAACAGCCTGGAACCGGCTGATTTGGACAAGATGCTAGATGTCAACCTCAAAGGCAGTTTCTACACCACTCAAGCAGCGGCTGAAGAAATGCAAAAGCGTAAATCAGGCCACATCTGCAACGTTGTAGGAATTTTGGGCAAGCATTCAATGGCAATGGCGGCGGCTTATTCCGCTTCTAAGTTTGGTGTGGTTGGTTTCAGCAAGTGCATGGCAGAAGAACTCAAGCGCTTTGGTATCAAATTCACGTTATTCTACTTTGGTGGCGTAGATTCTCCTTTCTGGGATAATGTCAGTTTGAAGGTAGATAGAAAAAAAATGCTTAGTCCTGAAACTGCTGCCAATGCCATTTTCTTTGCTTTGTCTGCTGAACCCCAGGCTGTACCGTTGGAAATTAACATTCAACCTGATAGTCATCTGTTTTTCTAGTTTCAAAGATATTTGAGTCTGCTTATATAATTCTTGCTTAGGAAGGACTTGATAATCTAGCAAAAGAGGCAAAATTTACAGATATAAAAGCTTTTGTGCTTGATTTTCAGGATTTATGGAAATTGCTCACGTTCACTTCTATGTAGAAGATGCCAAACTTTGGCGGGATTGGTTTGTAAATTATCTTGGGTTTAAAGCAGTAGCTAGTGGTATCAGTTCATTTCACACTTGTACGGAAGCGGTGCAAAACGGTGTAGTCTACTTTTTACTGTCTTCACCACTGTCACCCAGAAGCCCAGTTGCTGAGTTTCTGCGTCAACATCCACCTGGTGTGGCAGATATCGCTTTTGCTGTAGAAGATGTGGAAGCTGCGATCGCCCAAGCGCAAGCACAGGGTGCTACAATCTTACAACCCATCACTGAACAGCAGTTTGGTCAAACCTCCCTCAAATGTGGCAAAATTGCCGCTTGGGGTGGATTGACTCATACGTTGATAGAAAAGTCATTGGTCAGTAGTGAGACAGCGCTGCGGGAGGGCTTCCCTCCGCAGGCGACTGCGAACCCGAAGGGTCAGTGGTCAATAGTCAATAGTCAATGGCAATTAACAACTGACAACACTTTTACAACCATAGATCACATAGTGCTGAACGTGGCAATTGGTGAATTAGAGCTTGCTGTGAGTTGGTATAAAAATATCTTAGATTTTCAGCCTCAGCAAACTTTTAAAATTCAAACTGATCGCTCTGCTTTGCATAGCCAAGTGATGATTTCCCGCAACGGCAAGGTACAATTCCCAATTAATGAACCGGCTTCTAGTAATTCCCAAATCCAAGAATTTTTAGATATCAACCGAGGTGCAGGAATTCAACATATTGCTTTGCGGACATCTAATCTCATAAGTGCGATCGCTCAATTTCGCGCCCGTGGTTTATCTTTACTTTCAGTTCCCGAAAGCTACTACACCCAGCTAAAAAAGCGCCCAGGACTTCCATTATCATCTCAGGAATTGTCAGCGATCGCCCAACAGGAAATTCTCGTGGACTGGAAAGAAGATGCCCAAAATGCAGTATTATTGCAAATCTTTACCCAGCCGATTTTTGAACAGCCTACCTTTTTCTTTGAATTTATTGAACGCCGTTCCCAAGCTCAAGGTTTCGGTGAAGGGAACTTTCGTGCTTTATTTGAAGCCATTGAAACCGAACAAATCAAACGTGGTACTTTGAAATAGAGTAGGTATTCATCCGATTTCAGTCAATATTAAAGTTTCGCAAATTCTAACAAATTCGCTAATTTAGCGAATTTTTTACTAAAAGACCTATTCTGTAAGTAATCTAGGTTATTCTCTTACGAAAATAACCAAAGAGGGCGAAATGGAACCAACTACAGAACAGTTGAGAGCATTTTACAGTAGATGCGTCAGAGCCAGTAATATGCTTCAACCTATCAACGTTGTACGACTGGACGAAAGAACAAAGCGGATATACGTTTTAATTGGCGACACAATACAAATAGAGATATATCCAAATGGTGAGGTGACGTTTCCATGACTAAACCTGATTATCAAGCCATGTCAGACGATGAATTAAGAGATTGGGTCAGATATCACCCACAAGACACCGAGGCATTCCATATTTTAATGGACAGGTTAGACCAGCGACCAAAAGTTATTACTCGCACTGATGAAGAATTTGAAACCGAGTTAAAAAGACGTATTAACCAAGCTAGTTGACAGAAAATTCAAATTAGTGAAAAACCAGTATTGTGTTGACTGATGACTGATAACTAATGACTGTTATCAGTCATCGGTTAACAGCCTTAACTAATAATTATGCACTTTAGATGTGCTTTAGCTTATAAAATAATTTAATAAAAAGTAACATTTCCTTTCCGCCGATGCTGAGACTAATTACTGACTTCGACGGCCCGATTATTGATGTATCCGAACGCTACTACCGTGTGTATCAATTTTGCTTGGAGAAAACCAAACGCCCAGACCAAGCAGTGCAACAACTTTCTAAAGCGGAATTTTGGCAGCAAAAGCGATCGCGAATTCCCGAAAAACAAATTGCTTTGGATTCTGGTTTAGACGAAGCACAAGCACAGGAATTTGCTCAGTTGCGGCGAAAAACAGTGCATACACAAACATATTTTGAGTATGACACCCTCACTCCAGGTGCTGTAGAGGCACTGTTAAAAATTCAACAAGCTGGTATTGATTTGGCAGTGATGACAATGCGCCGAGTTTGGGAACTAGACTTTGCTTTCAAAAAATATGATTTAGCGAGATTTTTCCCGGAAAATCGCTGCTATTGCCTCAGTAACGACTACGTAAAAACTCGTGATATCGATGATAAGCCTTTATTGATGGGCAGGGCATTAGCAGAACTACCGCCCATAGCTGATACCTGGATGGTGGGAGATACGGAAGCTGACATCACTGCTGCCAAAAAACATAATATTAAAGTGATGGCTGTGGAGTCTGGTATCCGCGATCGCACACAGCTGGAACTTTACCAACCCGACTTAATTGTTAAAGATTTGAGCTTCGCTGTAGAGTTAATCCTAGAGCTGAAAGCATCACTTTAATCATCAAAAACTCACACCAAAACTCCCCTCTCTATCAGAGTCAGGGGAGAGGGGAATAAAAGTATT
Above is a window of Nostoc sp. UHCC 0702 DNA encoding:
- a CDS encoding NYN domain-containing protein, encoding MPNDERLLTVYDATQLNKISSYLCEAIITIQEQQPELLLEKYRNVEWLSSANKSALTRKFTEIFSQAQDWDALPQRLQGYLKALLITESINSPILKELIDKINQLTYIKTNLNGFVSTTNIKSSETVALTTNSFSTENKGIAVLLLDAENLHINGDTEKFLTTVCNFPIQVKIAFANWCSMGRLDVELHGRGYDLIHVPVGRDNADGKMIAFGSSIHDRYPNAKEVLVCSSDKVMTNLCNHLQQNGLIVYRVSKKDEGIRIFNSYTGNITHFPTSAPEIPTVEQFIQQVKELIKAEQKRHQTCWIKLATISQAFKNKYNLTIAQVVSQHLPGKKAKDIFINFPADLVVHQVDAASELYVTIFEINQSQPATNKNDTPPCNITSPLLSSINSKADLELVIKNIINELTQQSPGSYINIGNLGGTFKNQYGKPISEQMKSLQLNGTFIKFLQSCSSLKLKKTEKGWEVTTS
- a CDS encoding SDR family oxidoreductase, with the translated sequence MQDKVVVVVGATGGIGSALTRKLASTGASLVLAARDSARLATLAAELPLKVLTVPTDITDSQQVDTLIEKAIAEFGQIDILVNAAGAGILKPYNSLEPADLDKMLDVNLKGSFYTTQAAAEEMQKRKSGHICNVVGILGKHSMAMAAAYSASKFGVVGFSKCMAEELKRFGIKFTLFYFGGVDSPFWDNVSLKVDRKKMLSPETAANAIFFALSAEPQAVPLEINIQPDSHLFF
- the hppD gene encoding 4-hydroxyphenylpyruvate dioxygenase, which produces MEIAHVHFYVEDAKLWRDWFVNYLGFKAVASGISSFHTCTEAVQNGVVYFLLSSPLSPRSPVAEFLRQHPPGVADIAFAVEDVEAAIAQAQAQGATILQPITEQQFGQTSLKCGKIAAWGGLTHTLIEKSLVSSETALREGFPPQATANPKGQWSIVNSQWQLTTDNTFTTIDHIVLNVAIGELELAVSWYKNILDFQPQQTFKIQTDRSALHSQVMISRNGKVQFPINEPASSNSQIQEFLDINRGAGIQHIALRTSNLISAIAQFRARGLSLLSVPESYYTQLKKRPGLPLSSQELSAIAQQEILVDWKEDAQNAVLLQIFTQPIFEQPTFFFEFIERRSQAQGFGEGNFRALFEAIETEQIKRGTLK
- a CDS encoding HAD family hydrolase — protein: MLRLITDFDGPIIDVSERYYRVYQFCLEKTKRPDQAVQQLSKAEFWQQKRSRIPEKQIALDSGLDEAQAQEFAQLRRKTVHTQTYFEYDTLTPGAVEALLKIQQAGIDLAVMTMRRVWELDFAFKKYDLARFFPENRCYCLSNDYVKTRDIDDKPLLMGRALAELPPIADTWMVGDTEADITAAKKHNIKVMAVESGIRDRTQLELYQPDLIVKDLSFAVELILELKASL